In one Parageobacillus genomosp. 1 genomic region, the following are encoded:
- a CDS encoding zinc-binding alcohol dehydrogenase family protein — MKAIVIEQFGGLEVLQLKEIEKPKPKPNEVIIAVSKTSLNFADIKNRTGKKAKGQFPMILGLDAAGVVVEVGEQVTNISVGQRVIAFPSSGSYAEYVVADERLVFAIPDHMDMLTAAACPIVSFLSYILLQDLARIQAGESVLIHSAAGGVGTTAIQLAKLLGAKQIFGTVGNMDKASVALEAGADEVFTYENFVQGVKERTNGRGVNIILDSVAGTVSEQSMNCLANYGRLVHFGNSSGQPGTFITNQVHASCRSILGFSLGTTRKEHPERLKRIADSVIPLISNGDLKIKIGHVFELSDIASAHALMESRAYSGKIVINVNDDIK, encoded by the coding sequence ATGAAAGCAATTGTGATTGAACAGTTCGGAGGATTAGAAGTATTACAGTTAAAAGAAATAGAAAAACCAAAGCCAAAACCAAATGAAGTTATTATTGCTGTGAGCAAAACAAGTTTAAACTTTGCTGACATCAAAAACCGAACAGGGAAAAAAGCTAAAGGACAATTTCCAATGATTCTTGGTTTAGATGCTGCGGGTGTTGTTGTGGAAGTAGGAGAGCAAGTTACAAATATATCTGTGGGTCAAAGAGTTATAGCTTTTCCGTCAAGCGGCTCTTACGCAGAATATGTTGTCGCTGATGAGCGACTTGTATTTGCTATTCCAGATCATATGGATATGTTGACAGCAGCAGCATGCCCAATTGTTAGTTTTTTATCTTATATACTACTACAAGATTTAGCACGTATTCAAGCAGGTGAAAGTGTACTTATTCATTCTGCAGCCGGTGGCGTTGGTACTACAGCTATTCAGTTGGCAAAACTATTAGGCGCAAAACAAATTTTTGGAACCGTTGGGAATATGGACAAGGCATCTGTTGCACTAGAAGCAGGAGCAGATGAAGTGTTTACGTATGAAAATTTTGTTCAGGGAGTGAAGGAGCGAACGAACGGCCGTGGAGTAAATATCATTTTAGATTCTGTTGCTGGTACTGTTTCTGAACAGAGCATGAATTGTTTGGCTAATTACGGACGTCTTGTTCACTTTGGTAATTCTAGTGGGCAACCCGGAACGTTTATAACAAATCAAGTTCATGCAAGCTGTCGCTCGATTCTCGGTTTTAGTCTAGGTACAACAAGAAAAGAACACCCAGAACGCTTAAAACGTATTGCAGATTCTGTTATTCCACTTATTTCAAATGGGGATTTAAAAATAAAGATCGGTCATGTATTTGAATTAAGTGATATAGCTAGCGCTCATGCGCTCATGGAAAGTCGTGCGTATTCGGGAAAAATTGTCATTAATGTAAACGATGATATTAAATAA
- a CDS encoding trans-sulfuration enzyme family protein, with the protein MNKRDNREELNLEGLRTETLVVHGDDWVTNDRTIAPAIYYSATFRAHNSSEFAEMAGTPRHPQYYTRYGNPVHERVTKIMAELEGTETAMVTGSGMGAIATTILALVSAGDHVIAQTRHYMSTAKIMDEMLPRFGVEVTLVEQADINAFAEAIRPNTKLIMVETPANPTLVLTDLAAVVELARPHGIIVVADNTFASPINQRPHDLGVDIVIHSATKYLGGHHDLTAGVICTSEELAERIWHTHISIGSVLSPMDAWLLLRGLRTLPIRMERINANALALAKFLEEQPQVERVYYPGLPSHPQHELAKRQMRGFGAVIAFAIKGGYEETQRFVSALKLPPNAVSLGGVDSLVVHTAAMWEGVMTEEQMKTAGIPSNFVRFSVGIEHIEDLKADVWQALQVV; encoded by the coding sequence ATGAACAAACGTGATAATCGTGAAGAGCTGAATCTTGAAGGACTCCGAACCGAAACCTTGGTTGTGCATGGCGATGATTGGGTAACCAATGATAGGACGATAGCTCCGGCAATTTATTACTCAGCTACGTTTCGTGCGCATAATTCCAGTGAATTTGCGGAAATGGCGGGAACACCCCGTCATCCTCAGTATTACACGCGTTATGGCAATCCAGTGCATGAGCGTGTAACGAAGATTATGGCTGAACTGGAAGGCACAGAAACCGCAATGGTAACTGGCTCCGGGATGGGGGCAATTGCTACGACCATTCTAGCTCTAGTCAGCGCAGGAGATCATGTGATTGCACAGACGCGGCATTATATGAGTACCGCCAAGATCATGGATGAGATGCTGCCGCGATTTGGTGTGGAAGTGACTCTAGTCGAACAAGCGGACATCAACGCCTTTGCCGAAGCGATACGGCCTAACACAAAGCTCATCATGGTGGAGACGCCAGCGAATCCGACTTTGGTGTTGACGGATTTGGCTGCTGTAGTAGAGTTGGCCCGCCCGCATGGCATCATTGTTGTAGCTGACAACACCTTCGCGTCGCCGATCAATCAGCGTCCTCATGATCTAGGCGTCGATATCGTTATTCATAGCGCAACAAAATATCTAGGTGGACACCATGATTTGACAGCTGGTGTTATTTGCACTAGTGAGGAGTTAGCCGAGCGTATTTGGCATACGCATATTTCCATTGGTTCAGTCCTTTCGCCAATGGATGCATGGCTATTATTGCGTGGTCTGCGTACGCTTCCGATACGGATGGAACGCATTAATGCCAACGCCTTAGCCTTGGCAAAGTTTTTGGAAGAGCAGCCGCAAGTAGAGCGGGTGTATTATCCAGGCCTTCCTAGCCATCCGCAACACGAATTGGCCAAACGGCAGATGAGAGGGTTCGGAGCGGTCATTGCCTTTGCTATTAAAGGCGGTTATGAAGAAACTCAACGGTTCGTTTCCGCATTGAAACTGCCGCCTAACGCGGTGAGTCTGGGAGGGGTCGATTCCCTGGTGGTACATACAGCGGCGATGTGGGAAGGAGTGATGACCGAGGAGCAGATGAAGACAGCTGGGATCCCGTCCAATTTCGTGAGATTCTCGGTCGGCATCGAGCACATCGAGGACCTGAAAGCGGATGTATGGCAGGCTCTGCAAGTAGTTTAA
- a CDS encoding flavin reductase family protein, which translates to MDAKAKKTALRGITYGLYIVGTKDENGAANAFAGNWLTQTSFNPPLVAVAVKVGTRSQEQIAKNGVFSVNILETGQKDMVTAFFKSLEPEGNKLAGYEFYTEETGCPIFKDALSFFECKVVEKVEKGDHYIYVGEVINAGVHREGDPLTLKETGFYYGG; encoded by the coding sequence ATGGATGCCAAGGCGAAAAAAACGGCTTTACGCGGAATTACATACGGTTTATACATTGTCGGTACAAAAGATGAAAATGGCGCTGCCAATGCTTTTGCGGGAAACTGGCTGACACAAACGTCTTTTAATCCTCCATTGGTAGCGGTTGCAGTGAAAGTAGGCACCCGTTCCCAAGAGCAAATTGCCAAAAATGGCGTATTTAGTGTCAATATTTTAGAAACAGGCCAAAAGGATATGGTCACCGCTTTCTTTAAATCTTTAGAACCGGAAGGAAATAAGCTGGCAGGGTACGAATTCTATACCGAAGAAACAGGATGCCCGATTTTTAAAGATGCGCTCAGTTTCTTTGAGTGCAAAGTCGTCGAAAAAGTAGAAAAAGGCGATCACTATATTTATGTAGGCGAAGTAATCAATGCGGGTGTGCATCGGGAAGGCGATCCGCTGACACTGAAGGAAACCGGATTTTATTACGGGGGGTAA
- the kdpB gene encoding potassium-transporting ATPase subunit KdpB, whose product MKSEIKKQSLFQGPIVRQAVIDSFKKLNPLVMMRNPVMFVVEVGTFIILLMLFMPRYFDIQNRGYVFAVFIILLFTILFANFAEALAEGRGKAQADSLKKTKADTVAKRINDKGEIETVSSTELRKGDIVLVEAGDIIPGDGEIIEGLASIDESAITGESAPVIKEAGGDFSSVTGGTKVVSDSIKVRITVDPGESFLDKMISLVEGASRQKTPNELALNTLLITLTLIFLMVVITLIPIASYVGIKLQIVTLIALLVCLIPTTIGGLLSAIGIAGMDRVTRFNVLAMSGKAVEAAGDISTIILDKTGTITFGNRMASQFIPVGSATEEEAREAAVLSSLKDETPEGRSVLELAKNQGFSIDYSQYEQAEFIPFAAETRMSGMDINGVSYRKGAVDAIQKYVQQLGGEIPSDLKEKSDQIASQGGTPLAVSVGKKIVGIIYLKDTVKPGMRERFEELRKMGIKTIMCTGDNPLTAATIAKEAGVDDFIAESKPEDKIRVIREEQAKGNLVAMTGDGTNDAPALAQADVGLAMNSGTIAAKEAANMVDLDSDPTKIIEVVSIGKQLLMTRGALTTFSIANDIAKYFAILPAMFTVAIPQMKALNFMHLHSPTSAILSALIFNAIIIPLLIPLAMKGITYKPMPAVKLLRRNLLIYGLGGVIAPFIGIKLIDLFVGMFV is encoded by the coding sequence ATGAAATCTGAAATAAAAAAGCAGTCGCTCTTTCAAGGCCCCATTGTACGACAAGCTGTTATTGACAGCTTTAAAAAATTAAATCCGCTTGTCATGATGCGCAATCCGGTCATGTTTGTTGTCGAAGTTGGAACCTTTATTATATTGTTGATGCTTTTCATGCCTCGTTATTTTGATATACAAAATCGCGGATATGTGTTTGCTGTTTTTATCATCTTGTTGTTCACGATTTTGTTTGCAAACTTTGCCGAAGCACTTGCCGAGGGTAGAGGGAAAGCACAGGCGGATTCATTAAAGAAAACGAAAGCAGATACAGTAGCTAAACGGATTAATGACAAAGGAGAGATCGAAACCGTTTCGTCTACTGAGTTACGAAAGGGCGATATTGTATTGGTCGAAGCTGGTGACATTATTCCCGGAGATGGGGAGATTATTGAAGGATTAGCGTCCATTGATGAATCAGCCATTACAGGGGAATCAGCTCCTGTCATTAAAGAAGCAGGAGGGGATTTTAGCTCGGTTACCGGTGGAACGAAGGTGGTCAGTGATTCGATTAAAGTAAGAATTACGGTGGATCCGGGTGAATCATTCTTAGATAAAATGATTTCATTGGTCGAAGGAGCTTCACGACAAAAAACACCAAACGAATTGGCGTTAAATACATTACTGATTACGCTTACTTTAATTTTCTTAATGGTCGTCATCACATTGATACCAATTGCCAGTTATGTAGGTATAAAATTACAGATTGTCACTTTAATTGCGTTGCTCGTTTGTTTAATTCCAACAACGATTGGAGGACTTCTTTCAGCGATTGGTATTGCAGGAATGGATCGTGTTACTCGATTCAACGTGTTAGCCATGTCTGGTAAAGCCGTAGAGGCTGCAGGGGATATAAGTACCATTATTCTGGATAAAACGGGAACCATCACGTTTGGTAACCGGATGGCTTCACAGTTCATCCCCGTTGGTTCGGCAACTGAGGAAGAAGCACGAGAAGCGGCGGTCCTCTCTTCTTTAAAAGATGAAACACCAGAGGGACGTTCTGTTTTAGAGTTGGCGAAAAATCAAGGATTTTCGATTGATTATTCTCAATATGAACAAGCCGAATTTATTCCATTTGCCGCTGAAACGCGGATGAGCGGCATGGATATTAATGGTGTTTCCTACCGTAAGGGAGCAGTGGATGCAATACAAAAATATGTTCAGCAATTAGGTGGCGAAATTCCGAGCGATTTGAAAGAAAAAAGTGATCAAATCGCAAGTCAAGGAGGAACGCCGTTAGCTGTTTCGGTAGGCAAGAAGATTGTAGGAATTATCTATTTGAAAGATACGGTTAAGCCGGGGATGCGGGAGCGATTTGAAGAACTTCGGAAGATGGGGATTAAAACGATTATGTGTACAGGCGACAACCCATTAACTGCGGCTACCATTGCGAAAGAAGCAGGAGTAGATGATTTTATCGCTGAAAGCAAACCAGAAGATAAAATTCGTGTGATTCGCGAAGAACAAGCAAAAGGTAACTTGGTGGCCATGACAGGGGACGGAACAAATGATGCTCCTGCTCTGGCACAGGCAGATGTGGGATTAGCGATGAACAGTGGAACGATTGCTGCGAAAGAAGCCGCCAATATGGTTGATCTTGATTCAGACCCAACAAAAATTATTGAAGTGGTCTCCATTGGTAAACAGTTATTGATGACACGCGGAGCCTTAACAACTTTTAGTATTGCGAATGATATTGCGAAATACTTTGCGATTTTACCAGCTATGTTTACGGTGGCCATTCCGCAAATGAAAGCTTTAAATTTTATGCACTTACATTCGCCTACGAGTGCCATTTTATCGGCATTAATCTTTAACGCGATTATTATCCCTTTATTAATTCCATTAGCGATGAAAGGGATTACCTATAAACCGATGCCAGCTGTAAAGCTATTGCGCCGTAACTTATTGATCTATGGTTTAGGTGGCGTGATCGCTCCATTTATCGGTATTAAGCTCATTGACCTTTTTGTTGGGATGTTCGTTTAA
- a CDS encoding MerR family transcriptional regulator, which produces MAMRVKEVADLVGISVRTLHYYDEIGLLTPEKTTESGYRLYTDADLEKLQQILFFKELGFPLKRIKEIINSPSFDRHEALVLQRKMLLEKRRRLDKMIATIDKTIQHMKGEIQMTNKEKFEGFDFRHNPYEQEARELWGDEAVDKANAKIGSMSKEEQEAMVQTMNSIYKKLAALRHGSPESEEAQAAIKEWYDFLNNNFGNYSLEAFKGLGQMYVDDERFTKNIDQFGEGLAKFMRDAMAVFADQNKK; this is translated from the coding sequence ATGGCAATGAGAGTGAAAGAAGTTGCGGATTTGGTTGGCATTAGTGTGCGCACACTGCATTATTATGATGAAATCGGGTTATTAACCCCAGAGAAGACAACGGAATCCGGTTATCGCCTTTACACAGATGCTGATCTTGAGAAATTACAACAAATCTTATTTTTCAAAGAACTTGGCTTCCCTTTAAAGAGAATCAAAGAAATCATCAATAGTCCTTCATTTGATCGACATGAGGCGTTGGTGCTGCAACGGAAAATGTTGCTGGAGAAACGCAGACGGCTCGATAAAATGATTGCGACGATTGATAAGACCATTCAGCATATGAAAGGGGAAATTCAAATGACGAACAAAGAGAAATTTGAAGGTTTTGATTTTCGTCATAATCCATACGAACAAGAAGCCCGTGAGCTTTGGGGAGATGAAGCCGTCGACAAAGCAAATGCTAAAATCGGGAGCATGTCTAAAGAAGAACAAGAAGCTATGGTTCAAACAATGAATTCGATCTATAAAAAACTTGCGGCCCTTCGTCATGGCTCGCCTGAATCAGAAGAGGCACAAGCAGCAATTAAAGAATGGTATGACTTTTTGAACAATAACTTCGGCAATTACTCGCTCGAAGCATTCAAAGGATTAGGCCAAATGTACGTGGATGATGAACGCTTCACCAAAAACATCGACCAATTTGGTGAAGGCTTAGCGAAATTTATGCGCGATGCCATGGCAGTCTTTGCGGATCAAAACAAAAAATAA
- the kdpA gene encoding potassium-transporting ATPase subunit KdpA translates to MGYAILQFIVIFALLLALAIPLGRYLYVVFFKETSKLDRFFLPIEKIIYRASGIKNLEETGWKKYSFAFLSVNAVLLGISYLILRLQKYLPLNSAKIDNMEPTLTFNTVVSFMTNTNLQHYSGETGLSILSQMIFVTMMMFTSAASGLAIAMAIIRALSKKGKTIGNFYQDFIRANVRVLLPLSVIVTLVLVALGVPQTFASSATVTTLEGKVQTLALGPVASLESIKHLGTNGGGFFGVNSAHPFENPNPLTCVIEILSMWCIPAAIPFTYGLAVKNRKQGWVLFATMFAIFLVMLSVVYSAEQAGNPLLNKLGFSSSQGSMEGKEVRFGIPLSSLFTTVTTAATTGTVNNMHDTLTPIGGLVPLSQMMLNNVFGGEGVGFVNMLMYAILAVFLAGLMVGRTPEFLGRKIEPREMKLIVIALLLHPFIILGPSAVAFMTHLGTDAISNPGFHGISQIIYEYTSAAANNGSGFEGLGDNTPFWNISTGLVMLLGRYLSIIAMLAVAGSLVQKQPVPETVGTFRTDNVTFGVILIGTVLVIGALTFFPVLVLGPIAEFLTIR, encoded by the coding sequence ATGGGATACGCCATTTTACAGTTTATCGTCATCTTTGCTTTATTATTGGCACTCGCCATACCGTTAGGGAGATATTTGTATGTAGTTTTCTTCAAGGAGACAAGCAAGCTCGATCGTTTCTTTCTCCCTATTGAAAAAATCATTTATCGAGCGTCTGGTATTAAAAATCTTGAAGAGACTGGATGGAAAAAATATTCATTTGCTTTCCTTTCAGTCAATGCTGTTCTTTTAGGAATTTCTTATCTCATATTAAGATTACAAAAATATTTGCCTTTAAATTCCGCGAAAATTGATAATATGGAACCTACACTTACGTTTAATACAGTGGTCAGCTTTATGACCAATACAAACTTACAGCATTATAGTGGTGAGACAGGTCTTTCCATTTTATCACAGATGATTTTTGTCACGATGATGATGTTTACTTCAGCGGCTAGTGGTTTAGCTATTGCGATGGCAATTATTCGTGCTCTATCTAAAAAAGGGAAAACAATTGGCAACTTTTATCAAGATTTCATTCGAGCGAATGTGAGAGTACTGCTTCCTCTTTCCGTCATTGTGACGCTTGTTCTTGTTGCATTGGGCGTACCGCAAACATTTGCTTCTAGTGCAACGGTCACTACATTGGAAGGAAAAGTGCAAACATTAGCGTTGGGACCTGTGGCTTCACTGGAGTCGATTAAACATTTAGGAACGAACGGTGGAGGGTTTTTCGGAGTAAACTCTGCTCATCCTTTTGAAAATCCGAATCCTCTTACGTGTGTCATTGAAATACTGTCGATGTGGTGTATTCCAGCTGCTATACCATTTACTTACGGGCTGGCTGTGAAAAACCGTAAACAAGGTTGGGTATTGTTTGCAACGATGTTCGCGATTTTCCTTGTCATGCTTTCCGTCGTTTACAGCGCTGAGCAAGCTGGAAACCCTCTGCTGAATAAACTGGGCTTCTCTTCTTCCCAAGGGAGTATGGAAGGAAAAGAGGTACGATTCGGTATTCCATTGTCTAGTTTGTTTACGACAGTCACAACCGCTGCGACAACCGGAACAGTCAACAACATGCATGATACACTTACGCCAATTGGTGGTTTAGTTCCACTTTCGCAAATGATGCTAAACAATGTGTTTGGCGGTGAAGGTGTAGGATTTGTCAATATGTTAATGTATGCGATTCTAGCTGTATTCTTAGCTGGACTCATGGTAGGACGAACTCCTGAGTTTTTAGGACGGAAAATCGAGCCGCGGGAAATGAAATTGATTGTCATTGCCTTATTGTTACATCCTTTTATTATTCTGGGGCCATCAGCCGTTGCGTTTATGACGCATTTAGGTACGGATGCGATTAGCAATCCGGGATTCCACGGAATTTCACAAATTATTTACGAGTATACTTCCGCAGCCGCCAATAACGGTTCAGGTTTTGAGGGACTAGGTGATAATACACCGTTCTGGAATATATCGACAGGATTGGTGATGTTACTGGGAAGATATCTTTCGATTATTGCCATGTTAGCTGTAGCAGGATCATTGGTTCAAAAACAACCTGTACCGGAGACAGTGGGGACATTTCGTACCGATAACGTCACATTTGGAGTGATTTTGATTGGTACTGTATTAGTAATTGGAGCATTAACATTCTTCCCTGTACTTGTATTAGGTCCTATCGCTGAGTTTTTAACGATTCGTTAG
- a CDS encoding DUF2269 family protein → MTTFYKILVFIHIFSAILGMGPGFILIHVVKSAKTMTQLKYAYAIRRQLHTFVMIGGTLLLITGLLMGFLNTGLFQMGWYVTSLVLFLIALAMGPLVLAPKSKPLKHLLETYKGEDIPEEYTRLSNQLFRYERIENGIFLIIIVLMILKPF, encoded by the coding sequence ATGACAACATTTTATAAAATTCTTGTTTTTATACATATTTTTTCAGCCATATTAGGTATGGGACCGGGTTTTATTTTAATTCATGTCGTAAAATCTGCGAAAACAATGACGCAGCTAAAATATGCCTACGCAATTAGACGGCAGCTGCATACGTTCGTTATGATCGGAGGTACACTTTTACTTATTACAGGTTTGTTAATGGGATTTTTAAATACAGGCTTATTTCAAATGGGTTGGTATGTGACAAGCCTTGTTCTTTTCTTAATTGCACTCGCGATGGGACCGCTTGTATTAGCGCCTAAATCAAAGCCATTAAAACATTTGTTAGAAACTTATAAAGGAGAAGACATACCAGAGGAATATACACGTTTATCCAATCAGCTTTTTCGTTACGAGCGCATCGAAAACGGCATTTTTTTAATCATTATTGTACTTATGATTCTAAAACCATTTTGA
- the kdpDN gene encoding KdpD-like non-kinase potassium sensor (KdpDN resembles contains the N-terminal sensor region of KdpD but lacks the C-terminal histidine kinase region.): MDNGRKYKRMSPEEILKKIEKMKKGRLKIYIGAAPGVGKTFHMLRDAHDLKAKGVDIVIGLVETHGRADTEAEIKDLEIIPKKTIHYKGREFQELDVEAIIKRNPDVVIIDELPHTNAPGSKNKKRYQDVQEILQAGIHVWTAMNIQHLESVRDIVQQVTGIQVNERVPDSILKEADEIEIIDVSPETLRERIKEGKVYSKEKIQQALNNFFRKGNLVALRELALREVADDIDLRLEKERTELGIEEPSGIHEKILVCVNYRPNAEKLIRRGWRIADRLNADLYILHIKQSGHQDEKVIHEWKNLAEQFGATFIIQEAKSRKVAQQIVEVCRQYKITQIVMGMSARTRWEEIWKGSIINAIMRKLKYVDVLIVSDR; this comes from the coding sequence ATGGATAATGGAAGAAAATACAAAAGAATGAGTCCGGAAGAAATATTAAAGAAAATCGAAAAAATGAAAAAGGGCCGCCTCAAAATTTATATTGGGGCGGCTCCGGGTGTCGGTAAAACGTTTCATATGTTAAGGGACGCACATGACCTGAAAGCAAAAGGGGTCGATATTGTCATAGGCTTAGTCGAAACTCATGGTCGTGCTGATACAGAAGCCGAAATCAAAGATTTAGAAATTATTCCGAAAAAAACGATTCATTACAAGGGACGCGAATTCCAAGAATTAGATGTGGAAGCCATTATTAAGCGAAATCCTGATGTCGTCATTATTGATGAGCTCCCACATACAAACGCCCCCGGCTCAAAAAATAAAAAACGTTATCAAGATGTTCAAGAGATCCTACAAGCAGGGATTCATGTCTGGACGGCGATGAACATTCAACATTTAGAAAGTGTCCGAGATATTGTTCAGCAGGTTACGGGTATACAAGTAAACGAAAGAGTCCCTGACTCCATACTAAAGGAAGCTGATGAAATAGAAATTATCGATGTCAGTCCAGAAACGCTCCGTGAGCGTATTAAAGAAGGAAAAGTATATAGTAAAGAAAAGATCCAACAAGCTCTCAATAATTTTTTTCGCAAAGGAAATTTAGTCGCTTTACGGGAGCTGGCACTGCGTGAAGTGGCCGATGACATTGATTTACGGCTAGAAAAAGAGAGAACGGAATTAGGCATTGAAGAACCATCAGGCATACACGAAAAAATTTTGGTGTGTGTGAACTACCGACCGAACGCAGAGAAATTAATTCGTCGAGGCTGGAGGATTGCCGATCGTTTAAATGCCGATCTCTATATTCTTCATATTAAACAATCAGGTCATCAAGACGAAAAAGTAATCCATGAGTGGAAAAATCTAGCTGAGCAATTTGGCGCCACATTTATTATTCAAGAAGCTAAATCAAGAAAAGTGGCTCAACAAATTGTAGAAGTGTGCCGCCAATATAAAATTACACAAATCGTTATGGGGATGTCCGCTCGGACGCGGTGGGAAGAGATTTGGAAAGGATCAATTATTAACGCAATCATGCGGAAGCTGAAATATGTAGATGTTTTAATTGTATCGGATCGCTAA
- the kdpC gene encoding potassium-transporting ATPase subunit KdpC translates to MKFIRLAIVMILLFGLGYPVVMTGIAQALFPHQANGSIIYNDKKQAVGSELIGQLFQDPKYFHGRISSIHYDAAASGTPNYAPSNKEMIQRTEKAAEEWLKKNPGKTKEEVPLDLITNSGSGLDPHISPAAAFFQVPSVAKATGLSEEQLNNLVKKHIEGRVLGIFGEPRVNVLKLNMELQKMIQGKS, encoded by the coding sequence ATGAAATTTATTCGTTTAGCGATTGTGATGATACTTTTATTCGGTTTAGGCTATCCTGTTGTGATGACCGGGATTGCTCAAGCACTTTTTCCTCATCAGGCAAATGGAAGTATAATTTATAACGATAAAAAACAAGCTGTAGGATCGGAGTTGATTGGTCAGTTGTTCCAAGATCCAAAATATTTTCATGGACGCATTTCTTCGATTCATTATGATGCGGCAGCTTCAGGAACACCGAACTATGCTCCATCTAATAAAGAAATGATTCAGCGAACAGAGAAGGCAGCCGAAGAATGGTTAAAGAAAAATCCCGGAAAAACGAAAGAAGAAGTTCCGTTAGATTTAATCACGAATTCCGGATCAGGGCTGGATCCTCATATCAGCCCTGCCGCGGCTTTCTTTCAAGTTCCTTCTGTTGCCAAAGCTACTGGTTTGTCTGAAGAACAACTGAATAATTTGGTGAAAAAGCATATTGAAGGAAGAGTGCTAGGAATTTTTGGAGAACCAAGAGTAAATGTATTAAAACTGAATATGGAACTGCAAAAGATGATTCAAGGCAAGTCTTGA
- a CDS encoding transposase, producing MGNRFDKELKLHAVKLVVEEENTIAETARQLDLSPKTLHR from the coding sequence GTGGGAAACCGTTTTGATAAAGAATTGAAACTTCATGCTGTCAAATTAGTTGTCGAAGAGGAAAATACGATCGCTGAAACAGCGCGTCAACTTGATTTGTCTCCAAAAACGCTGCATCGATGA
- the kdpF gene encoding K(+)-transporting ATPase subunit F produces MWLIGAITLMVFVYLVYALIYPEKF; encoded by the coding sequence ATGTGGCTCATTGGCGCTATTACTTTAATGGTGTTTGTTTATCTGGTGTATGCGTTGATTTATCCTGAGAAATTTTAA